A part of Paenarthrobacter sp. A20 genomic DNA contains:
- a CDS encoding TetR/AcrR family transcriptional regulator has translation MSSSSYKAARDTFAHRLEEWDWAGQGASRRHILEAFLQLAIANGFSSVSMRTIANAVNIKPPSLYSHFPNGRDEIVAESLRWHFHRFGTALLEAVDHAESADDFWDAMVRLHFTRQVRLPESNLWDLLVATDRMASILPADLRAQVDDWVALHENMYAAAARDMGHPHPEEKVRIVVTLLEGATRWAPGNYNDAELGIMADKAVQVSRIILGAELPGEP, from the coding sequence ATGAGCAGTTCCTCCTACAAGGCCGCCCGCGACACCTTCGCCCACCGCTTGGAAGAATGGGATTGGGCCGGCCAGGGGGCTTCAAGACGCCACATACTCGAGGCCTTTCTGCAACTAGCCATCGCCAACGGGTTCAGTTCAGTCTCCATGCGGACCATCGCCAACGCCGTCAACATCAAACCGCCGAGCCTCTACTCGCATTTCCCCAACGGCAGGGACGAAATCGTCGCGGAATCACTGCGCTGGCACTTTCACCGTTTCGGCACGGCTCTTCTCGAGGCCGTTGATCACGCTGAATCAGCAGATGACTTCTGGGACGCCATGGTGAGGCTGCATTTCACCAGACAGGTCAGGCTTCCCGAAAGCAATCTGTGGGACCTGCTCGTGGCAACCGACAGGATGGCCTCGATCCTTCCCGCAGACCTGCGGGCCCAAGTGGATGACTGGGTTGCACTCCACGAAAACATGTACGCCGCCGCCGCCCGGGACATGGGCCACCCACATCCCGAAGAAAAGGTCCGGATTGTGGTGACCCTGCTGGAGGGTGCTACGCGATGGGCTCCTGGCAACTATAACGACGCGGAACTCGGCATCATGGCCGACAAAGCGGTGCAAGTGTCCCGCATCATTCTTGGGGCCGAACTGCCCGGCGAACCGTAG
- a CDS encoding sigma-54-dependent Fis family transcriptional regulator produces MSSAEVLSPWVPREPLLQINRLRELFLMQPHADLSGIRPIVARSWYRSRAAGVDAVADRGFFDEGRVDEHTIQAAGPHLQKLDEVAADLGGYVNLTAPNGVLVKADYLRDDGFPAGYSLLEESCGSNGEGLALEEGRGVWLAPEEHFREDMRGNWCFASLVRDPFHNRVRAVIGLTLPGNRVTSLEPSSTLLMLEGVASRIERDIEVRTSSRERALLSEYLRISRRRGNRAVIALDGKNSLLNATATATLEDGDVSVISGYAKAVMSSGRELNCEVSLQGPGISTLEVSPVTLSAANVGAIVVVRPHSPTKERPTQPHSDEVKPQAALPDAADRIVKHLDGTSMGFKRTLSLARKAVEQERSVVIIGELGSGKRRLAGAIADTRGQHVVVDARGGSLRNNQLRDVIHRVSTELPSTLIVEHADELSQNEAAELARNLRGNATTKLAFTITHPTDATLILSEAFNVLEISVEPLRNRREDIPQLAVAIAEEMGDRRLSRRLLTTLTHADWPRNIDQLRAVVSNAVERASGAEVTVDDLPQGFHRVLTKGRLSRLEDAELSELRTALQEASGNRSLAAETLQIGRSTLYRRMDYFRSRGFDL; encoded by the coding sequence ATGTCCTCTGCCGAAGTACTTTCCCCTTGGGTGCCGCGCGAGCCGCTGCTGCAAATCAACCGGCTACGCGAACTCTTCCTCATGCAGCCCCATGCCGACCTCAGCGGAATCCGACCCATCGTGGCTCGCTCCTGGTACAGGAGCAGGGCTGCAGGCGTTGATGCTGTGGCAGACCGAGGCTTCTTTGACGAGGGTCGCGTGGATGAACACACCATCCAGGCAGCGGGCCCACACCTGCAGAAACTGGACGAGGTCGCCGCAGACCTTGGCGGGTACGTCAACCTGACAGCGCCCAATGGCGTCCTGGTCAAAGCGGACTACCTGCGGGATGACGGCTTCCCCGCCGGATACTCGCTCCTTGAGGAGAGCTGCGGAAGCAACGGTGAAGGTCTCGCGCTTGAAGAAGGACGGGGGGTGTGGCTCGCACCGGAGGAGCACTTCCGTGAGGACATGCGCGGAAACTGGTGTTTTGCTTCCCTCGTCCGCGACCCTTTCCACAACAGGGTTCGGGCCGTCATCGGACTGACTCTACCCGGCAACCGGGTCACTTCCTTGGAGCCATCGTCCACTTTGCTGATGCTGGAAGGGGTAGCCTCCCGGATCGAGCGTGACATTGAGGTACGGACCTCATCCAGGGAACGCGCTCTGCTCAGCGAATACCTGAGGATCTCCCGACGCCGTGGCAACCGGGCAGTGATTGCCCTGGACGGCAAGAACTCCCTCCTCAACGCAACAGCAACGGCGACCTTGGAGGACGGCGACGTCTCCGTCATCTCCGGGTATGCGAAAGCGGTCATGTCCTCCGGCCGCGAACTCAACTGTGAGGTCTCGCTCCAGGGGCCTGGGATCTCCACCCTGGAAGTTTCGCCCGTGACCTTATCTGCAGCCAACGTAGGGGCAATCGTGGTGGTCCGCCCACACTCACCCACGAAGGAACGTCCAACCCAACCCCATAGCGACGAGGTAAAGCCGCAGGCTGCCTTGCCGGATGCAGCGGACAGAATCGTGAAGCATCTTGACGGGACGAGCATGGGCTTCAAGCGGACCTTGAGCCTTGCCCGGAAGGCTGTGGAGCAGGAGCGTTCTGTTGTCATCATTGGTGAGTTGGGTAGCGGTAAACGCCGGCTTGCGGGCGCAATTGCCGACACTCGTGGGCAGCACGTAGTGGTCGATGCCAGGGGTGGCTCTCTACGGAATAACCAACTCCGGGATGTGATCCATCGGGTATCCACCGAACTGCCATCAACATTGATCGTCGAACATGCCGACGAACTTTCACAGAACGAGGCAGCAGAGCTCGCCCGGAACCTTAGGGGCAATGCCACCACCAAGCTTGCTTTCACCATCACACATCCAACCGATGCCACCTTGATACTCTCGGAGGCGTTCAACGTCTTGGAGATTTCGGTTGAGCCGCTACGCAACAGACGTGAGGACATTCCGCAGCTTGCGGTAGCTATTGCTGAAGAGATGGGAGACCGGAGGTTATCCCGACGGCTTCTTACAACGCTGACGCATGCTGACTGGCCGCGAAACATCGACCAGCTCCGAGCCGTAGTGTCCAACGCCGTTGAACGCGCCAGTGGAGCAGAAGTAACCGTAGACGACCTCCCGCAGGGGTTTCATCGGGTTCTGACCAAGGGGCGGCTGTCCCGTCTGGAGGACGCCGAACTCAGCGAGCTGCGAACTGCACTGCAGGAGGCATCGGGTAACAGGAGCCTCGCGGCAGAGACCTTGCAGATTGGACGCTCCACCCTCTACCGCCGGATGGACTACTTCCGCAGTAGAGGCTTCGACCTCTAA
- a CDS encoding C-terminal binding protein: MTRDAQGTILVAPHHFPNLDREHALAKEFGYTLNPAADVEAFRQGLPEADIVMITPYAKLTAADFPVMSKCKAVIRYGIGYDNIDVDAATAADIPVSIVPGTASEEVASHAFAMGLALARRLPAGNASIQNLGWAGTIGYDTPVLSELEVGVLGMGRIGQHVARMYQAVGARVRAYDPFVTESFVELTSLDDILENSDVVSLHLPLSADTANLISKDVLARMRRGAVVVNVSRGGLIEESALAEALTSGHIAGAGIDTFAEEPLGAEHPLRTAPNTILTPHIAWRSNRSTGALQEGAVERVRLALTGQPLIDLVN, from the coding sequence ATGACCCGCGATGCCCAGGGAACCATTCTTGTGGCCCCCCATCACTTTCCGAACCTTGACCGCGAGCACGCACTCGCAAAGGAGTTCGGTTACACACTCAACCCGGCGGCCGACGTCGAAGCCTTCCGTCAAGGCCTTCCCGAAGCCGACATCGTCATGATCACCCCCTACGCGAAACTCACAGCCGCGGACTTCCCGGTGATGTCCAAATGCAAGGCTGTCATCAGGTATGGCATTGGCTACGACAACATCGATGTTGACGCAGCCACTGCAGCGGACATTCCCGTGTCCATTGTCCCGGGCACCGCTTCGGAGGAAGTGGCCTCGCACGCGTTCGCGATGGGGTTGGCATTGGCCCGCCGTCTGCCGGCAGGCAACGCCTCGATCCAGAACCTCGGTTGGGCCGGGACCATCGGCTACGACACCCCGGTTCTGTCCGAACTCGAGGTCGGGGTCCTGGGGATGGGCCGCATTGGTCAACACGTTGCCCGCATGTATCAAGCCGTCGGGGCACGGGTCCGGGCCTACGACCCGTTCGTGACTGAGAGCTTTGTGGAGCTGACCTCCTTGGACGACATCCTGGAAAACTCCGACGTCGTCTCGCTCCACCTGCCGCTGTCCGCGGATACCGCAAACCTGATCTCCAAGGACGTTCTGGCGCGCATGCGTAGGGGCGCAGTAGTGGTCAACGTATCCCGCGGCGGTCTCATTGAGGAATCAGCCCTTGCCGAGGCACTCACCTCGGGCCACATTGCAGGTGCTGGCATCGACACCTTTGCCGAAGAGCCGCTTGGGGCTGAGCACCCGCTCCGCACAGCACCCAACACCATCCTGACGCCCCATATTGCCTGGCGTTCCAACCGCTCCACAGGTGCACTTCAGGAGGGCGCCGTTGAACGTGTCCGCTTGGCCCTGACCGGGCAGCCGCTCATCGACCTCGTGAACTGA
- a CDS encoding aspartate aminotransferase family protein, translating to MLPGGYGRSTYYTGAPSPYAIRGEGYRVWDDRGHELIDANNNFTSLIHGNAHPEITEAATKALTAGASWGIPNLYEWELADLLLSRLPELDQVRFANSGTEAVMSAIRIARASTGRERVIVTKGGYHGTSDVALVPGGPAYQRGVTRGVINDVTAVPLNDVDVLRQEVEAAPDSYAAIILDLLPNRAGLLRISEEFVHTARDLATRYGIVLIIDEVISLRLGFNGFSGEYGVSPDLLTTGKLIGGGFPVGAVAGKAELMAEVDPTRPGSLPHGGTFSGNPVSMAAGSVALRLFTQEEVKRLNHLGDTTRDTVNAKIADAGWEVRGRGSLLRAVPAGAEKVDEQTQHELWWASYERGLLGSPANLLSLSTPMDEKVAGDIADRLADAVLAVANQNPATEGAK from the coding sequence TTGTTGCCTGGCGGTTACGGCCGCTCGACCTATTACACGGGAGCGCCGAGCCCGTACGCCATCCGGGGCGAGGGCTACCGGGTCTGGGATGACCGTGGTCATGAACTGATCGACGCGAACAACAACTTCACCTCCTTGATTCACGGGAACGCGCACCCTGAAATAACGGAGGCAGCGACCAAAGCGCTCACCGCCGGCGCCAGCTGGGGAATCCCCAACCTCTACGAGTGGGAACTGGCAGACCTCCTGCTTTCCCGCCTGCCTGAGCTCGACCAGGTACGGTTCGCCAACTCCGGCACCGAGGCCGTGATGTCCGCAATCCGCATCGCCCGGGCGAGCACCGGACGCGAACGAGTCATCGTCACCAAGGGCGGCTACCACGGAACATCCGACGTGGCATTGGTCCCGGGTGGCCCTGCCTACCAGCGTGGAGTAACCCGTGGCGTGATCAACGATGTCACCGCGGTTCCCCTCAACGACGTCGATGTCCTGCGCCAGGAAGTTGAAGCAGCACCGGACTCCTACGCAGCCATCATTCTGGACCTGTTGCCCAACAGAGCCGGCCTCCTCCGGATCTCCGAGGAGTTCGTGCACACCGCCAGGGACCTCGCGACCCGGTACGGGATCGTCCTGATCATCGACGAGGTCATCAGCCTGCGCCTGGGATTCAACGGCTTCAGCGGTGAATATGGTGTTTCCCCTGACTTGCTCACCACGGGCAAATTGATCGGTGGCGGCTTCCCTGTTGGCGCTGTTGCCGGCAAGGCTGAGCTGATGGCCGAGGTGGATCCGACCCGTCCCGGTAGCTTGCCCCATGGTGGAACTTTCTCCGGCAACCCGGTCAGTATGGCCGCGGGGTCGGTCGCCTTGCGCCTCTTCACTCAAGAGGAAGTAAAAAGGCTGAATCACCTGGGCGACACGACCCGGGACACAGTGAACGCGAAGATCGCCGACGCCGGCTGGGAAGTGCGCGGCCGCGGCTCTCTGCTGCGCGCGGTTCCGGCGGGTGCGGAAAAAGTTGACGAGCAGACTCAGCACGAGCTGTGGTGGGCATCTTACGAGCGCGGCTTGCTCGGTTCACCAGCAAACCTGCTGTCCTTGTCCACCCCTATGGACGAAAAGGTTGCGGGAGACATCGCTGACCGCTTGGCCGACGCCGTGCTGGCCGTGGCAAACCAGAACCCGGCAACGGAAGGCGCGAAGTAA
- a CDS encoding fumarylacetoacetate hydrolase family protein encodes MKIVSYHHESGVRGGVLIDDAVYDLELLLQGSTEAIHGATTSVREFLSLYGDRIPAISSGITALASEDPVARVGALNEVRLTTPITDPAKVLCIGLNYKDHVAETGRAFPEYPDVFAKFASTMIGPEDEIGGAQISNNLDFEGEVAVIIGRRAAEVSEDEALDYVAALAPLNDVTARDLQYRGTQWLAGKAVDGSTPWGPAIVTLDEVGDPQKLDIATRVNGIEVQRSNTEHQIFSIARIVSYLSSFLTLEPGDVIATGTPQGIGAKRNPPVWLEPGDTVEIEIDKVGLLRNRVGKPQL; translated from the coding sequence ATGAAGATTGTTTCCTACCACCACGAATCGGGCGTCCGCGGGGGAGTCCTCATCGACGATGCCGTCTATGACCTGGAGCTGCTCCTTCAAGGCTCCACAGAAGCCATCCACGGAGCCACGACTTCCGTCCGTGAGTTCCTGTCACTCTACGGTGACCGGATCCCTGCCATTTCCTCCGGCATTACAGCACTTGCCTCCGAGGACCCCGTGGCCCGCGTCGGCGCATTGAACGAGGTCCGGTTGACCACACCCATCACCGATCCGGCCAAGGTTCTGTGCATTGGACTCAATTACAAAGACCACGTTGCCGAAACCGGGCGTGCTTTCCCCGAATATCCGGACGTCTTCGCCAAATTCGCCTCCACCATGATTGGCCCCGAGGACGAGATCGGCGGCGCCCAGATCAGCAATAACCTCGATTTCGAAGGAGAAGTTGCCGTCATCATAGGACGGCGGGCGGCTGAGGTCTCCGAGGACGAAGCCTTGGATTATGTCGCAGCCCTTGCGCCTCTCAACGATGTCACGGCACGCGATCTCCAGTACCGCGGGACCCAGTGGCTGGCTGGTAAGGCCGTGGACGGTTCAACCCCGTGGGGTCCCGCCATTGTCACGCTGGATGAAGTGGGAGACCCGCAAAAGCTGGACATCGCGACACGGGTCAATGGCATCGAAGTGCAGCGCTCGAATACCGAGCATCAGATCTTCTCCATAGCCCGCATCGTCTCCTACCTTTCGAGTTTCCTCACTCTCGAACCAGGAGACGTGATCGCCACAGGCACACCACAAGGCATTGGTGCCAAGCGGAATCCTCCAGTCTGGCTTGAACCGGGCGACACGGTGGAAATCGAGATCGACAAGGTGGGCCTGCTGCGTAACCGCGTCGGCAAGCCCCAGCTTTAA
- a CDS encoding hydantoinase/oxoprolinase family protein, with translation MSEVQTQPGEARYRIAVDTGGTFTDVVVGSNTGDMAVGKALTTYDRVFTGFEASVRRAAESVGWSGDDVLRNADVIVYGTTHATNAVLTGKVAKTALLTTDGFADTLLLREGGRRDAFDSKAAYPPPYIPRHLTFEITERISAEGDVLVPLDEAKVREVLGSFKEQGIEAVAVSFLWSIINDAHEKRVAELIQEILPDVPYTLSNEANPTIREYRRSSAASIDASLKPLMADHLGKLRSDLQEYGFGGDLLVVTSEGAVLDVVDVLDRPVLLLNSGPSMAPLVGAAAAPERDTVVVCDMGGTTFDVSLVEQGVVRHTREAWLGEPFVGHLTGLSSVAVSSIGAGGGSIAWIDGGGLLRVGPQSARSTPGPAAYGRGGEEPTVTDACVALGYLDADGFEGGFTLNREAAIRAIDTRIAGPLNMDTLQAAQAILDVSANHMATAIRQASLEQGVDPRGALIVAGGGAGAMVAAAIGVLLEADTVLIPATAGVLAAYGAHRAPIATEFLSPLHNDTRSFDAGSASRAVEELTGKAEVFAKRFDGVGAAPSVTYFVDARYPGQAWDLRVYLDAAPDTASDAAGIVERAFHEEHDRRNGTHDPDSRVEIITWGVRVEIPRPELTKDQAEVGRGTEVHRTDSIVFGGESFSTQRYRGVTLAPRDKIVGPAVIDQPTTTIVVPPEWNATLDERSNIYLTRKEA, from the coding sequence ATGAGTGAAGTACAGACACAACCAGGTGAAGCGAGGTACCGCATCGCCGTCGATACCGGTGGCACGTTTACGGACGTGGTGGTCGGCTCGAACACAGGCGACATGGCGGTCGGCAAGGCCCTAACCACCTATGACCGCGTTTTCACTGGCTTTGAAGCCTCAGTCCGCAGGGCTGCCGAGTCGGTTGGCTGGAGCGGCGATGACGTCCTGCGCAATGCAGACGTGATTGTTTACGGCACAACGCACGCAACCAACGCAGTTCTCACCGGCAAGGTGGCCAAGACTGCTCTCTTGACCACTGACGGATTCGCCGACACCCTCCTGCTTCGCGAAGGCGGACGCCGGGATGCTTTTGACTCCAAAGCTGCCTACCCTCCGCCGTACATCCCGCGTCACTTGACCTTCGAAATCACGGAGCGGATTTCCGCCGAGGGTGATGTCCTGGTGCCGCTGGATGAAGCGAAAGTGCGCGAGGTGCTCGGCTCCTTCAAAGAACAGGGAATCGAGGCAGTGGCCGTTTCTTTCCTGTGGTCGATCATCAACGACGCCCACGAGAAGCGCGTGGCGGAACTCATCCAAGAGATCCTTCCCGATGTGCCGTACACGTTGTCCAACGAGGCCAACCCAACAATTCGCGAATACCGCCGTTCCTCGGCCGCGTCGATTGATGCCTCGCTGAAACCGCTGATGGCGGACCACCTTGGCAAATTGCGCTCCGACCTCCAGGAGTACGGGTTTGGCGGTGACCTCTTGGTAGTGACCTCTGAAGGCGCCGTGCTCGACGTCGTAGATGTTCTGGACCGCCCGGTACTGTTGCTGAACTCCGGCCCCTCCATGGCACCACTGGTTGGTGCGGCCGCTGCTCCCGAGCGCGACACTGTGGTGGTCTGCGATATGGGCGGCACCACATTCGACGTGTCCCTGGTTGAACAGGGCGTCGTTCGCCACACTAGGGAAGCCTGGCTGGGAGAGCCCTTTGTGGGCCACCTGACAGGTCTGTCTTCGGTGGCTGTTTCCAGCATTGGCGCCGGCGGTGGCAGCATCGCCTGGATCGACGGCGGCGGTCTGCTTCGGGTGGGTCCGCAAAGTGCCCGGAGTACTCCCGGACCGGCCGCGTATGGTCGCGGTGGCGAGGAACCCACCGTCACGGACGCTTGCGTAGCTTTGGGTTACCTCGACGCTGACGGATTTGAAGGCGGATTCACGCTGAACCGTGAGGCTGCCATCCGCGCCATCGATACCCGCATCGCTGGCCCCTTGAACATGGATACTTTGCAGGCTGCACAGGCCATTTTGGATGTATCCGCCAACCACATGGCAACAGCAATCCGCCAAGCTTCCTTGGAACAGGGTGTTGACCCTCGAGGTGCCCTGATTGTGGCGGGCGGCGGTGCAGGTGCCATGGTGGCGGCCGCCATCGGCGTGCTCCTGGAAGCTGATACGGTCCTGATTCCCGCGACTGCGGGCGTGCTCGCTGCCTACGGCGCGCATCGCGCTCCGATTGCTACGGAATTTCTCTCGCCCTTGCACAACGACACCCGTAGCTTCGACGCTGGCTCCGCTTCGCGGGCCGTTGAGGAGCTAACGGGCAAGGCAGAGGTATTCGCCAAGAGGTTCGATGGTGTGGGCGCTGCTCCCAGCGTCACCTATTTTGTTGACGCCCGCTACCCGGGCCAGGCCTGGGACTTGCGTGTGTACTTGGACGCTGCGCCCGATACCGCCAGTGATGCAGCGGGCATCGTTGAGCGTGCCTTCCACGAAGAGCACGATCGCCGCAACGGCACGCACGATCCGGACAGCCGCGTGGAGATCATCACGTGGGGCGTCAGGGTCGAAATCCCGCGGCCTGAGCTGACCAAAGATCAAGCCGAAGTGGGCCGTGGGACTGAAGTCCACCGCACGGACTCCATTGTGTTCGGGGGCGAAAGTTTCAGCACCCAGCGATACCGCGGAGTCACCCTTGCCCCCCGGGACAAGATCGTTGGCCCTGCTGTCATCGACCAGCCCACAACCACCATCGTGGTGCCACCGGAGTGGAACGCCACGCTCGACGAACGATCCAATATCTACCTCACCCGTAAGGAGGCGTAA
- a CDS encoding hydantoinase B/oxoprolinase family protein — MTREFDPVKLSVLANAFDGIVREMTNGLLRSARSSVINTARDFSCAVLTADNQLLAAAEGVPVHVFGAGPLGEDMVQLHDDIREGDAFLHNDPYMGNSHAADHVILVPIFVHGRHLFTAVTKAHQADCGNSLPTTFFATARDVYEEGALIFPCVRVQRDHKDIDDIIRMCRSRIRVPDQWYGDYLASVGASRIAERRIHELAEKFGVEDLVDFVDAWFDYSERLTATAIETLPEYVLHGSSVHDPFPGTSADGVHLQATVEVKPKQGKIVIDLRDNPDNLPNGLNLTKATATGAALAGILSGIPENLPSNAGTFRRVEVLLRDGCAVGVPKHPYSCSSGTTNLADRVVNIVQAAFSQIEDGYGTAEGAAGQAPAKSVISGIDERNGNAYVNQILVGGVGGPATPYVDGWPTYQRPVCGALLYHDSVEVDEQRYPILVHERTLVADTGGAGRQRGGLATRVTMEPRGESVTLTYGIEGKINPPKGVRGGHDGTKPSTWVEDLTTGERREIPVVGRYDLQSGEKVVSITPGGGGYGDPLERDVLAVLDDYRESRISLEAAAAQYGVIITDGGIDEAATAKTRESRLAS; from the coding sequence ATGACGCGCGAATTCGATCCCGTAAAGCTCTCGGTCCTCGCTAATGCATTCGACGGCATTGTCCGCGAGATGACCAACGGCCTGCTGCGTTCCGCCCGTTCCTCTGTCATCAACACTGCCCGCGACTTTTCGTGTGCTGTTCTGACCGCTGATAACCAGCTGCTGGCAGCAGCAGAGGGCGTCCCGGTGCACGTCTTCGGTGCCGGACCGCTCGGCGAGGACATGGTGCAGCTGCACGACGACATCCGTGAAGGTGACGCATTCCTGCACAACGATCCCTACATGGGCAACTCGCATGCTGCCGACCATGTGATCCTCGTTCCGATCTTCGTCCATGGACGTCACCTCTTCACGGCCGTCACCAAGGCCCACCAGGCCGACTGCGGCAACTCGCTGCCAACCACCTTCTTCGCCACGGCACGGGATGTGTATGAAGAAGGTGCACTGATCTTCCCGTGTGTCCGTGTTCAGCGTGACCATAAGGACATCGACGACATCATCCGTATGTGCCGGTCCCGCATCCGTGTGCCTGACCAGTGGTACGGGGACTACCTGGCATCGGTCGGTGCGTCGCGCATCGCCGAACGCCGCATTCACGAGCTCGCCGAGAAGTTTGGTGTCGAAGACCTGGTGGACTTCGTGGATGCCTGGTTCGACTACTCGGAACGCCTCACCGCGACTGCGATCGAAACGCTGCCCGAGTACGTCCTCCATGGCTCCTCGGTCCACGATCCCTTCCCCGGAACCAGCGCGGACGGCGTGCACCTGCAGGCAACCGTTGAAGTGAAGCCCAAACAGGGCAAGATCGTCATTGACCTGCGTGACAACCCGGACAATCTCCCCAATGGCCTGAACCTCACAAAGGCCACGGCTACGGGTGCTGCCTTGGCCGGCATCCTCTCCGGCATCCCGGAGAACCTTCCGAGCAACGCGGGCACCTTCCGTCGAGTGGAAGTTCTGCTCCGGGACGGCTGCGCCGTCGGAGTTCCCAAACACCCGTACTCCTGCTCATCGGGCACCACCAACCTCGCCGACCGGGTTGTCAACATCGTTCAAGCCGCGTTCTCCCAAATAGAGGACGGCTACGGCACGGCCGAGGGAGCGGCGGGACAGGCACCGGCAAAATCTGTCATCTCCGGTATAGACGAACGTAACGGCAACGCCTATGTCAACCAGATCCTTGTTGGCGGCGTCGGTGGACCAGCTACACCCTACGTTGACGGCTGGCCTACGTATCAGCGACCCGTCTGCGGCGCACTGCTTTACCACGACAGCGTCGAGGTAGATGAGCAGCGCTACCCCATCTTGGTTCACGAACGCACCCTGGTTGCTGATACCGGGGGAGCAGGAAGGCAACGAGGTGGCCTCGCGACCCGTGTGACCATGGAACCCCGGGGTGAAAGCGTCACGCTGACGTACGGAATCGAGGGCAAGATCAACCCGCCGAAGGGGGTCCGCGGCGGCCACGATGGTACCAAGCCGTCAACCTGGGTTGAGGATCTCACTACCGGTGAACGTCGCGAGATCCCCGTGGTGGGTCGCTACGATCTCCAGTCCGGCGAAAAGGTCGTATCCATCACCCCGGGAGGCGGTGGATACGGTGACCCGCTGGAACGTGACGTACTCGCAGTCCTGGACGACTACCGCGAATCACGGATTTCCCTGGAAGCAGCAGCAGCACAATACGGAGTCATTATTACCGACGGCGGCATTGACGAAGCAGCAACGGCCAAGACGCGCGAATCGCGCCTGGCCAGCTAG
- a CDS encoding Gfo/Idh/MocA family protein translates to MEPIRVGIIGVGNVLNQYLDKIGVHPDVNVVALADVNPDAVKARAAEYSVAKALSPDELLADDEVELVLNLTPPKLHAPVTLQAIAAGKHVLSEKPFATSLEEAQQILDAAREAGVKVGSAPTTFLGSGMQTSRKLIDDGWIGEPVAAFASFACRGYEHWHPNVDPFYSPGAGPMLDIGPYLITNLVNFFGPVKRVSATTPRSSETRPRPGKDGEVIHIKTPTHVTGTLDFESGATATVMVSWDIWNHNLPHLEVYGTGGSLAAPNPDHFSGAPVLRRGEPGDLALDMTPPGGGDWRETPITHRDDAYRGIGLAEFGYAIRKGLEPRTGGDFAYHVLEVLLAFEASSEQGRHIEIESTCQRPRPLPSVGPQEPYRFD, encoded by the coding sequence ATGGAACCCATTCGAGTCGGCATTATCGGCGTCGGAAACGTTCTCAACCAATACCTGGACAAGATCGGTGTCCACCCGGACGTGAACGTCGTGGCACTCGCCGACGTGAACCCGGACGCTGTAAAAGCCCGGGCAGCGGAGTATTCGGTTGCCAAGGCGCTCTCACCGGATGAGCTTCTGGCCGATGACGAGGTTGAGCTGGTCCTGAACCTCACTCCACCCAAGCTCCACGCACCTGTGACACTCCAAGCGATCGCTGCCGGCAAGCACGTCCTCTCGGAAAAGCCGTTCGCTACTTCCCTCGAGGAAGCACAGCAGATTCTGGATGCCGCTCGGGAGGCAGGCGTCAAAGTGGGGTCCGCCCCCACCACCTTCCTTGGCTCCGGCATGCAGACGAGCCGCAAGCTCATCGATGACGGTTGGATCGGAGAGCCTGTAGCCGCTTTCGCATCCTTCGCATGCCGCGGCTACGAGCACTGGCACCCCAACGTTGACCCCTTCTACAGCCCCGGCGCCGGCCCCATGCTGGACATTGGGCCGTACTTGATCACCAACCTGGTGAACTTCTTCGGTCCCGTGAAACGCGTTTCTGCCACAACACCGCGTTCATCTGAGACCCGGCCGCGTCCGGGCAAAGACGGCGAAGTCATCCACATCAAGACTCCGACACACGTCACCGGCACTCTCGACTTCGAGTCCGGTGCGACCGCCACCGTCATGGTGAGTTGGGACATTTGGAATCACAATCTGCCGCATTTGGAGGTCTACGGAACAGGGGGCTCCTTGGCTGCACCGAACCCGGACCACTTTTCCGGCGCTCCCGTGCTGCGACGCGGTGAACCCGGTGACCTGGCCCTGGACATGACTCCTCCGGGTGGAGGCGACTGGCGCGAAACGCCCATCACACATCGGGACGACGCCTACCGGGGCATTGGCTTGGCTGAATTCGGCTATGCCATCCGCAAGGGCTTGGAACCTCGCACAGGAGGGGACTTCGCTTACCACGTACTCGAAGTCCTGCTCGCCTTCGAGGCCTCCTCGGAGCAGGGCCGCCACATCGAGATCGAAAGCACCTGCCAGCGGCCACGTCCACTGCCTTCTGTGGGGCCGCAGGAGCCCTACCGCTTCGACTAA